The Algoriphagus sp. TR-M9 genome has a window encoding:
- a CDS encoding YicC/YloC family endoribonuclease yields MIKSMTGFGNAGMEDDSRSIQVEVRTLNSKFLDLSIRSPRQFNDKELEIRTLVQSILDRGKVSVSIEFSAKGATELPVSINEELFTLFHEKYKQLSEAVQNGSEELFKLALQSPGVITQLTAEHRDSEEDWDAIKKVLTKALEKCAAFREDEGRSLEEKLKGNIETIASGLQKIEEQEGERKERIKQKIRNHFNDWLDENSFDANRFEQELIYYFEKLDITEEIVRLGTHLKYFSKCLEEESNQGKKLGFISQEIGREINTIGSKANDAGMQKHVILMKDELEKIKEQALNVL; encoded by the coding sequence ATGATCAAATCAATGACCGGCTTCGGAAACGCCGGTATGGAGGATGATTCTCGCAGCATCCAAGTGGAAGTGAGAACCTTGAATTCCAAATTTCTGGACCTTTCTATCCGAAGTCCCAGACAGTTTAATGATAAAGAACTTGAGATCAGGACGCTGGTCCAGTCTATCCTCGACCGAGGCAAGGTCAGTGTGAGTATTGAGTTTTCTGCCAAAGGAGCTACAGAGCTTCCTGTAAGTATCAATGAGGAATTGTTTACACTCTTCCATGAAAAGTATAAGCAGCTCTCAGAGGCTGTGCAAAATGGTTCTGAAGAGCTTTTTAAGTTGGCCTTGCAATCACCAGGGGTGATTACGCAGCTTACGGCAGAGCATAGAGATAGCGAGGAGGACTGGGATGCCATCAAAAAGGTTTTGACTAAGGCCTTGGAGAAGTGTGCGGCATTTCGTGAGGATGAAGGACGCTCTTTGGAGGAAAAACTAAAGGGTAATATAGAAACAATTGCCTCTGGCCTTCAAAAGATAGAAGAACAAGAGGGAGAGCGAAAGGAGCGGATCAAGCAAAAAATCCGAAATCATTTCAATGATTGGTTGGATGAAAACTCCTTCGATGCTAATAGATTTGAGCAGGAACTGATCTACTATTTTGAAAAACTAGATATTACTGAGGAGATAGTACGACTGGGCACCCACCTGAAGTACTTTTCCAAATGCCTAGAAGAAGAGAGTAATCAGGGTAAAAAGTTAGGTTTTATCAGTCAAGAAATAGGCAGAGAGATCAATACCATAGGATCAAAAGCAAACGATGCGGGAATGCAGAAGCATGTGATTCTGATGAAGGACGAGCTGGAGAAGATCAAAGAGCAGGCATTGAACGTATTGTAA
- the ruvA gene encoding Holliday junction branch migration protein RuvA: MIAYLSGKLVFKDPTYVIIDVAGVGYEVKISLQTYTEIKDEEQIKLLTFLHIKEDAHTLYGFKKEDEKRLFLLLISINGVGPNTGLMILSSLASAEIEQAILSGDVPTIQGVKGIGAKTAQRIILELKDKVGKSSSDSGSAPLGFLKSSNKLREEALQALLTLGFTKAAAEKNISAVLKKTTGEISLEDLIKASLKTP, translated from the coding sequence ATGATTGCATATCTCAGTGGAAAACTAGTATTCAAAGACCCCACTTATGTCATCATCGATGTAGCAGGAGTAGGCTATGAAGTAAAAATATCACTTCAGACCTATACAGAAATCAAAGATGAGGAGCAGATCAAGCTCCTCACCTTTCTGCATATCAAAGAGGATGCACATACCCTTTATGGCTTTAAAAAAGAAGATGAAAAGCGGCTTTTTTTATTGTTAATATCAATCAACGGAGTCGGCCCAAATACCGGCTTGATGATACTTTCCTCCTTGGCCTCTGCAGAAATAGAACAGGCCATTTTATCCGGTGATGTACCTACCATTCAGGGGGTAAAAGGCATAGGAGCAAAAACCGCCCAACGCATCATTCTGGAGCTGAAAGATAAAGTTGGAAAAAGCAGTTCAGATTCAGGTTCTGCACCCCTGGGATTTTTGAAATCAAGCAATAAATTACGCGAAGAAGCGTTACAAGCACTCCTAACCCTTGGTTTTACCAAAGCAGCTGCTGAAAAAAATATCTCAGCAGTTCTCAAAAAAACCACGGGAGAAATTTCATTAGAAGATTTAATTAAAGCATCTTTAAAGACACCATAA
- a CDS encoding energy transducer TonB produces the protein MESKKTQQSDLKKWSGTWFNLGLVCSLGLVLVAFEWKAYDQGTILELANSSDAWEDIDIPVTIQTPPPPPPPPVQVEILQVPDDIEIDKVPDFHVDINTSETDRIEAVELEGPPIIDVAEEIRDFVEVQASFKGGMDAWYAYLNKNLTYPAQARRIGVEGVVIVRFVVNTDGSIQDIELLRTIGGGCDEVAKRVIENSPNWNPGKMGSRAVRSRMTMPIRFRLN, from the coding sequence ATGGAATCAAAAAAAACACAGCAGTCAGACTTAAAAAAATGGTCCGGAACATGGTTTAACCTTGGACTGGTATGCAGCCTTGGATTAGTTTTGGTGGCTTTCGAATGGAAGGCTTATGATCAAGGTACCATCCTGGAATTAGCTAATAGCTCAGACGCTTGGGAGGACATCGATATTCCGGTGACCATACAGACACCTCCGCCTCCACCACCTCCACCAGTTCAAGTGGAAATATTGCAAGTACCCGATGATATCGAAATTGACAAGGTTCCGGACTTCCATGTGGACATCAACACCTCCGAAACAGATAGAATCGAAGCAGTAGAACTAGAAGGACCTCCAATAATTGATGTCGCAGAAGAAATCAGGGATTTTGTGGAGGTTCAGGCAAGCTTCAAAGGAGGAATGGATGCTTGGTACGCCTATTTAAACAAGAACCTAACATACCCGGCCCAAGCTCGCAGGATAGGTGTTGAAGGCGTAGTGATCGTTAGGTTTGTGGTAAACACAGATGGCTCTATTCAAGACATTGAATTATTGCGCACCATAGGCGGTGGCTGCGATGAAGTAGCGAAAAGAGTAATTGAGAATTCACCAAATTGGAACCCAGGGAAAATGGGAAGCCGTGCAGTACGGTCAAGGATGACTATGCCTATACGCTTCCGACTAAACTAG
- a CDS encoding energy transducer TonB, which produces MEAKKTPGADLSKKSGMFLNLGLAVAVGATLAAFEWKSFDDGSLKDLGQVTDNFEELLDIPITEQPPPPPPPPVEQPIIEEIPDEVEIEDKIEVNFDVDVKETTVIKEVVIAEAPVEEKADEIFDVVETQPMPPGGMEGWNKYLSKNLKYPTQARRMGIEGTVIVVFVVNTDGSIQDVDVLRGIGGGCDEEAIKVVSEAPNWEPGKQRGRPVRTRMRLPIRFKLS; this is translated from the coding sequence ATGGAAGCAAAAAAGACTCCCGGCGCTGATTTATCCAAGAAGTCAGGAATGTTCCTGAACTTAGGATTAGCAGTAGCTGTAGGTGCCACTCTTGCTGCCTTCGAATGGAAGTCATTTGACGATGGATCTTTGAAAGACCTAGGTCAAGTAACTGATAACTTCGAGGAATTGCTTGATATACCTATTACTGAACAGCCACCTCCACCACCTCCACCACCAGTGGAGCAGCCAATCATTGAGGAGATTCCTGATGAAGTGGAAATCGAAGACAAAATTGAAGTAAACTTCGATGTAGACGTTAAAGAAACTACTGTAATCAAAGAAGTAGTCATCGCTGAAGCTCCAGTAGAAGAAAAGGCTGATGAAATCTTCGATGTGGTAGAAACCCAGCCAATGCCCCCAGGGGGAATGGAAGGATGGAATAAATACCTATCCAAAAACCTAAAATATCCAACTCAAGCTAGAAGAATGGGTATAGAAGGTACTGTAATTGTAGTATTCGTTGTAAACACAGATGGATCTATCCAAGATGTCGATGTCCTAAGAGGTATCGGCGGAGGTTGTGACGAAGAAGCAATCAAAGTAGTAAGCGAAGCTCCTAACTGGGAGCCTGGAAAGCAAAGAGGTCGCCCGGTACGTACTCGTATGAGACTACCGATTCGATTCAAACTTAGCTAA
- a CDS encoding VanZ family protein, whose amino-acid sequence MRLRTGLAILCLLVISVAMLTPGENFPEQTFQAEDKLVHLICFGTLSFLWCGVGIKRAEVRGVQGRLLINFIIFGIAAGVILETAQQFVPNRTFDYMDMIVNLIGGFSGLLAYFKIPTTRIGLD is encoded by the coding sequence GTGAGATTGAGAACAGGCCTTGCCATCCTTTGCTTGCTGGTAATAAGTGTAGCCATGCTTACACCAGGGGAAAATTTTCCAGAACAAACATTCCAAGCTGAAGACAAGCTAGTTCACTTGATATGTTTTGGGACACTGAGCTTTCTTTGGTGTGGAGTAGGTATTAAAAGAGCTGAGGTACGGGGAGTACAGGGGAGGTTATTGATTAACTTTATCATTTTCGGAATCGCCGCAGGTGTAATTCTGGAGACAGCCCAGCAGTTTGTACCCAACCGAACTTTCGATTATATGGACATGATAGTCAACCTCATAGGTGGATTTTCAGGTTTATTAGCATATTTTAAGATTCCTACCACCCGTATCGGCTTGGATTAG
- the sov gene encoding T9SS outer membrane translocon Sov/SprA: MTPSYLLWQNLRTNPLFPQRNPFLQSQTPFFQPPPITQNVEVRVDSTLRYNIVDQMDTVRVGNEQEYDFEEFSKIQEYKVRQDYWRSRARSGDGESAVEGRGLIPPLTVSPSFDRLFGGNEINITPSGYVNLDFGAIFRRVDNPTLPIRQQQNGGFNFDQQIQMAVNGSLGEKVKIGANFDSNNSFDFQNQLKLEFDGFEEDIIQSIEIGNVSMPVQNRLIQGAQNLFGVKTQLQFGKLNVTAVASTQRGRRDNLVIDANGQGRSFDIQASKYDENRHFFLGHFFRDNYEKWLRGLPQVLSGVNVTRIEVYIMNRAVNTETLRNFSAFIDMGEGRVLYNPSNPNVGPGTPGSPASNEANQLFSNITGNPSFRPFDTGARAIESSLGLKKGVDFVQINGARKLEETEYFFNPQLGYLSLFRKLQNDEVLAVSYEYTYNGQVYKVGELTEDYQNRQEDEMIFLKMLRPAGINPRLPTWDLMMKNIYSLNANQILRDGFQLQVIYRDDRTGLDNPSLLEGTNVKDKPLIRLTGLDNLNPQNDPAPDGNFDFVEGLTILSNRGLLVFPVLEPFGSNLAQYFTPGEAVLKEKYVYDTLYNTTQADAELVSQLNKYFIKGRLTAGSASEIQLPGLNISPGSVIVSAGNIPLTEGVDFTVDYNVGRLVIINDAILQSGKQINVSFEKADLVSFQTRSLLGTRLDYLFSDKFNLGGTFLYLNERPNVTRIATGNETLRNSLWGIDGNYSDESRWLTKLADALPFTDTKEQSLVQFSGEFAHLIPGTSNVVDGEQASYIDDFEAAITPYNLGGAANQNWKLSSTPETVDNRFDLSNMTEDNLGAAYRRARVAWYNIDNIFYRENGLGVPTNITREDRENHYVRRVLPQEIFPQQDRDVIVTPEPLFEMAYFPSERGMYNYNPNLTPNGFLPDPEKNYGGVTRAITTEVDFDRTNIEYVEFWLLDPFIEGENGRVLDGNFNENNTTGGKLYLNLGDISEDVMKDGRHAFENGLPADGDPAETGSNEWGRITREQFLLPAFDNSETSRQNQDVGLDGLKNEDEASYFQNRFLDRLNVNTNALNQIRQDVSGDLFQYYLDEQFDQNDVKILERYKKFNGMEGNTPVTANENLPYTPSGSNTPDNEDLNTDNTINELENYYEYEIDLKPGGLVVGQNYVVDKTTANVNGENVDWYLFRIPVRQPDRVQGDITGYKSIRWLRTYLTDFQQPVVLRMANFRMVGSQWRVFPESLYERGLFEIPEPGNSKVTVDVVSIEQNSQGSETESPYVLPPGISRDRDNTSTVERRLNEQSLRVCVEDLAPRDARAVFKNLTLDVVQFERIKMFFHAESENAVDGEITAFLRLGTDNSNNYYEVEVPLNITPNGTRDPLQIWPEENEIDIAIQEIVGVKVERDNQRVPLNIPFTQQVRQYKVTVVGRPELSQTQTAMIGVRNPGTNGGGNRDICIWANELRVTGFTKSNGWAANALMNAKIADVAVVSASIRHSSIGFGGLETRLSQRSRSATTQYDISTNVELHKLLPQGLGVSIPMYFSVENSSTKPEYDPLNPDVPFEVALQKFETDSERDAYRDIALDQLNRKNISFNNVRKIKTNPDAQPHFYDLSNFSFSYAFGLVTQSNAQIQDYNFRTNRGNITYSYSPKPWTLEPFKSFGFLDSPHLQLIKDFNLNLSPTSVTARLDVDRRYLRSQYRNDRLNSEGVDPLFQKSFFMNRFYSVNWDLTRNLRVDYMGNVHAVVDEPEGDLDSEQKIDSVRYNAWRFGRKTNYNHSVNLNYTLPLDKSPLTDWINADYRYTATYTWQTGAIGQKDTLGNTIQNTRDQSLNGRLDLVKLYNKSKKLAALNAPKRPSIPGRTNLTAEDTIGTPFSYKLVKFLMMVKELTFNYGKIEGTFLPGYLPNTGLLGMDRAFENPGLAFLLGSQDAALRYEYANAGIMAPSPELTQTFKQTSVMNLRLGGIVEPFQDFRITLNATKRESGDYQEIFRSSFDEPDTYESISPNRLGSYSITTIMIGTSFSKDGFDNESPLFDDFEAYRGIIKGRLDGTSEGGEYSLNGQDVLIPSFLAAYRGKDPAEMNLNPFPKTPLPNWRLDYRGLSRIKALSEIFSSINITHQYTAKYDVSNFSNSLQYQQGLELYNTLQEIPTPNQINTEGQYIPIYVLNQVVLSERFSPLIGIDLLTKDRLNIAVIYNKERNLGLNFSNAQITEQKSNDFGLTLGYTKSGVKIPFKFQGRQTVLKNDLTFKLDSKLVDTKTVQRKIEEGSTVTNGNLNIQIRPTISYLINQNLNLTLYFDRTINDPRVTTAYKRTSTAFGGQLRFNLGQ, encoded by the coding sequence ATGACCCCCTCGTATTTGCTTTGGCAAAATCTGAGGACCAATCCCCTATTCCCGCAACGGAACCCTTTTCTTCAGTCCCAGACCCCTTTTTTTCAACCTCCACCGATCACCCAAAATGTAGAAGTACGTGTAGATTCCACATTGAGATACAACATCGTAGATCAAATGGATACTGTGCGTGTCGGGAATGAACAGGAATACGATTTCGAGGAGTTTTCGAAAATTCAGGAATACAAAGTAAGACAAGACTACTGGCGAAGTAGAGCCAGAAGCGGTGACGGTGAAAGTGCCGTGGAAGGCCGCGGGCTCATCCCCCCACTTACTGTAAGCCCTTCTTTTGATAGACTTTTTGGCGGCAACGAAATCAACATCACCCCTTCCGGCTACGTCAACCTGGATTTCGGCGCGATTTTCAGAAGAGTGGACAATCCCACCCTACCTATCCGACAGCAGCAAAACGGAGGCTTTAATTTTGACCAGCAAATCCAAATGGCTGTCAATGGATCTTTAGGTGAAAAAGTAAAAATCGGCGCCAACTTTGACTCAAACAACTCCTTTGACTTCCAAAACCAACTGAAGCTGGAGTTTGACGGATTTGAAGAAGATATCATCCAATCTATAGAGATAGGAAATGTGAGTATGCCCGTTCAAAACCGGCTGATCCAAGGAGCTCAAAATCTCTTTGGGGTAAAAACCCAACTTCAATTTGGTAAACTGAACGTAACTGCCGTTGCCTCCACTCAGCGAGGTCGCCGGGACAATCTGGTCATAGATGCAAATGGACAGGGAAGGTCTTTTGACATTCAAGCTTCGAAATATGATGAAAACAGGCACTTTTTCCTGGGGCATTTCTTTCGGGACAATTATGAAAAATGGCTCAGAGGCCTCCCTCAGGTCCTGTCCGGCGTCAATGTCACCCGTATAGAAGTGTACATCATGAACCGAGCGGTCAACACGGAAACGCTACGTAATTTTTCGGCATTTATCGACATGGGTGAAGGCAGGGTTCTCTACAATCCCAGTAACCCCAATGTAGGACCGGGTACCCCCGGCTCTCCGGCAAGCAATGAAGCAAATCAACTATTTAGTAACATCACGGGCAATCCCTCTTTCCGCCCTTTTGATACCGGAGCCAGAGCCATAGAATCAAGTTTAGGTCTGAAAAAAGGTGTGGACTTTGTGCAGATCAATGGTGCCCGAAAACTCGAAGAGACGGAGTATTTTTTCAATCCCCAACTGGGATATCTTTCTCTATTCAGAAAACTGCAAAACGATGAAGTCCTAGCCGTATCCTACGAATACACCTACAACGGACAAGTGTACAAAGTCGGTGAATTGACTGAAGATTACCAAAACAGGCAGGAAGATGAAATGATTTTCCTGAAAATGCTACGTCCGGCAGGCATCAACCCCCGGCTACCAACCTGGGATTTGATGATGAAAAACATCTACAGTCTCAATGCCAATCAGATTCTAAGAGACGGTTTTCAGCTTCAGGTGATCTACCGGGATGACAGAACAGGGCTAGACAACCCCTCCCTACTTGAAGGCACGAATGTAAAAGACAAGCCGCTCATTAGACTTACAGGATTGGACAACCTCAACCCGCAAAACGACCCGGCGCCGGACGGTAACTTTGACTTTGTAGAAGGACTCACCATACTCTCCAATCGGGGGCTTTTGGTGTTTCCCGTGCTAGAACCTTTCGGCTCTAACTTGGCTCAATACTTCACCCCAGGGGAAGCGGTATTGAAGGAAAAGTATGTCTATGACACCTTGTACAACACTACCCAGGCCGATGCTGAACTGGTCAGTCAATTAAATAAGTATTTCATCAAGGGACGATTGACCGCAGGGTCTGCCAGTGAGATCCAACTACCTGGATTGAATATATCACCAGGATCGGTGATCGTTTCAGCCGGCAACATTCCTTTGACCGAGGGAGTGGACTTTACAGTAGATTATAATGTAGGCCGATTGGTCATCATCAATGACGCTATTCTACAATCCGGCAAGCAAATCAATGTAAGTTTCGAAAAAGCAGACCTGGTTTCATTCCAAACCAGGAGTTTACTGGGAACCCGCTTGGATTACCTGTTCAGTGACAAGTTCAATCTGGGCGGCACCTTCCTATACCTCAATGAGCGTCCCAATGTGACCAGAATTGCCACCGGAAACGAGACCCTGAGAAATAGCCTCTGGGGAATAGATGGCAACTACAGTGATGAATCCAGATGGCTGACCAAGCTAGCTGATGCACTGCCATTTACAGACACCAAAGAACAATCACTGGTTCAGTTTAGTGGAGAGTTTGCCCACCTGATCCCAGGCACCTCAAATGTAGTGGATGGAGAACAGGCCTCTTACATAGATGATTTCGAGGCAGCCATAACCCCATACAATCTGGGAGGAGCGGCCAATCAAAACTGGAAACTTTCATCGACCCCAGAGACCGTCGACAACCGATTTGACCTCAGCAATATGACTGAGGATAATTTGGGAGCTGCGTACCGAAGAGCCAGAGTAGCCTGGTACAATATTGATAATATTTTTTACCGCGAAAACGGGCTTGGTGTACCTACCAATATTACCCGTGAGGATAGAGAAAATCACTACGTGAGAAGAGTTTTGCCGCAGGAAATATTCCCTCAGCAAGATCGGGATGTAATCGTAACTCCGGAGCCTTTGTTTGAAATGGCATATTTCCCCAGTGAACGGGGCATGTATAATTACAATCCCAATCTGACTCCAAACGGTTTCTTACCGGATCCTGAAAAGAACTATGGTGGGGTCACTCGCGCGATTACCACCGAGGTGGACTTTGATCGTACCAATATTGAGTATGTGGAATTTTGGCTCTTGGATCCATTTATAGAGGGAGAAAACGGCAGGGTACTCGATGGCAACTTCAATGAGAACAACACCACCGGTGGGAAATTATACTTAAACCTAGGAGATATTTCGGAAGATGTGATGAAAGATGGGCGTCATGCCTTCGAAAACGGGCTGCCCGCAGATGGAGACCCTGCCGAAACAGGAAGCAATGAATGGGGTAGAATCACACGGGAACAGTTTCTCTTACCAGCTTTTGACAACTCAGAAACATCGCGACAAAACCAAGATGTAGGACTCGATGGCTTAAAAAATGAAGATGAAGCCTCCTATTTTCAAAACAGATTTCTAGACCGTCTCAATGTTAACACTAATGCATTGAACCAAATCCGTCAAGATGTTTCCGGCGATTTGTTCCAATATTACCTGGATGAGCAGTTTGATCAAAACGATGTGAAAATCCTGGAGCGCTATAAAAAATTCAACGGCATGGAAGGCAATACCCCGGTCACTGCCAATGAAAACCTGCCCTATACCCCTTCTGGTTCTAACACCCCAGATAACGAGGATCTAAACACTGACAATACCATCAATGAACTGGAAAACTACTACGAATATGAAATTGACCTCAAGCCGGGAGGACTGGTCGTAGGCCAAAATTATGTGGTCGATAAAACTACCGCCAATGTCAATGGTGAAAACGTAGATTGGTACCTGTTCAGAATTCCAGTCCGCCAGCCTGACCGGGTTCAAGGTGATATTACAGGTTATAAATCCATCCGTTGGCTGAGAACTTATTTGACTGATTTCCAGCAACCTGTAGTACTGAGAATGGCCAATTTCAGAATGGTAGGCAGTCAATGGAGAGTGTTTCCTGAGTCCCTTTATGAGCGAGGGCTGTTCGAGATTCCTGAGCCGGGCAATTCCAAGGTTACCGTCGATGTGGTCAGCATAGAACAAAACAGTCAAGGTAGCGAAACCGAAAGCCCTTACGTTTTACCGCCAGGAATTTCAAGAGACCGAGACAATACCTCCACGGTAGAAAGAAGACTCAATGAGCAATCACTGCGCGTGTGTGTAGAAGATCTGGCTCCACGAGATGCCAGAGCCGTATTCAAAAACTTAACGCTAGATGTGGTACAGTTTGAGCGGATCAAAATGTTTTTCCACGCAGAAAGTGAAAATGCAGTGGATGGTGAAATCACCGCCTTCCTAAGACTGGGAACAGATAACTCCAACAACTACTACGAAGTAGAAGTCCCACTAAATATTACGCCAAATGGAACCCGAGATCCCTTGCAGATTTGGCCGGAGGAAAATGAGATAGACATCGCTATACAGGAAATAGTAGGAGTAAAAGTGGAACGGGACAATCAACGTGTCCCACTGAATATCCCATTCACCCAGCAAGTCCGCCAATACAAAGTGACTGTAGTAGGCAGACCTGAACTGAGCCAGACGCAAACCGCCATGATAGGTGTAAGAAACCCTGGAACAAACGGAGGTGGAAATAGGGACATTTGCATCTGGGCCAATGAACTGCGTGTGACCGGCTTCACCAAATCAAACGGTTGGGCCGCCAATGCCCTGATGAATGCCAAAATCGCTGATGTGGCAGTAGTATCGGCTTCTATCCGACATAGTTCTATTGGTTTTGGAGGATTGGAAACCAGACTTTCACAGCGATCAAGATCAGCCACTACGCAGTATGACATTTCTACCAATGTAGAACTGCACAAACTTCTGCCTCAAGGTCTCGGGGTAAGTATTCCTATGTATTTCTCCGTAGAAAACAGCTCCACCAAACCAGAATACGATCCACTTAATCCAGATGTACCCTTCGAGGTAGCTCTGCAAAAATTTGAAACCGATAGCGAGCGGGATGCCTATAGAGATATAGCTTTGGACCAATTGAACCGAAAGAACATCAGTTTTAATAATGTCCGAAAAATCAAAACCAACCCAGATGCCCAACCCCATTTCTATGATCTGAGTAATTTTTCCTTTTCCTACGCTTTTGGGCTAGTGACCCAGTCAAATGCTCAGATCCAGGATTATAACTTCCGGACCAACCGAGGAAATATCACTTATTCTTATTCTCCAAAACCTTGGACGCTAGAACCTTTCAAAAGCTTTGGCTTTCTGGATTCTCCTCACCTCCAACTCATCAAAGATTTCAATCTGAACCTCTCTCCTACCTCGGTAACAGCTCGACTTGATGTGGATAGACGCTATCTCAGATCACAGTATAGAAATGACCGGCTGAATTCGGAAGGTGTAGATCCCCTATTTCAGAAAAGCTTCTTTATGAACCGATTCTATTCTGTAAACTGGGATTTGACCAGAAATCTCAGAGTAGATTACATGGGCAATGTCCATGCAGTAGTAGATGAGCCAGAGGGTGACCTGGACTCAGAGCAGAAAATAGACTCCGTCAGATACAATGCATGGAGGTTTGGGAGAAAAACAAACTACAATCATAGCGTCAATCTGAACTACACCTTGCCGCTGGACAAGTCTCCACTTACCGACTGGATCAATGCAGACTATAGGTATACTGCCACTTATACTTGGCAAACCGGAGCAATCGGGCAAAAGGACACGCTGGGAAACACCATCCAAAACACCCGGGACCAATCTCTGAATGGACGCCTAGACCTAGTCAAGCTTTACAATAAAAGTAAAAAGCTGGCTGCCCTCAATGCTCCCAAACGACCGAGCATCCCAGGAAGGACTAACCTGACTGCAGAGGATACCATCGGAACACCTTTCTCCTATAAACTGGTCAAATTCCTGATGATGGTCAAAGAACTGACCTTTAATTACGGTAAAATTGAAGGCACATTCCTACCTGGATACTTACCAAACACAGGACTTCTCGGTATGGACAGGGCCTTTGAAAACCCCGGATTGGCATTCCTGCTGGGAAGTCAGGACGCTGCCTTGAGATATGAGTATGCCAATGCCGGCATAATGGCACCAAGCCCCGAACTCACACAGACCTTTAAGCAAACCAGCGTCATGAATCTTCGACTGGGAGGCATAGTAGAACCCTTTCAGGATTTCAGGATTACCCTGAATGCCACCAAACGGGAATCTGGAGATTACCAGGAAATTTTCCGCAGTTCTTTTGATGAACCCGACACGTATGAATCCATAAGTCCCAATAGATTAGGATCCTACAGCATCACTACGATTATGATAGGGACTTCATTCAGCAAAGATGGATTTGACAATGAATCCCCACTCTTTGATGACTTTGAAGCCTATAGAGGAATCATAAAAGGAAGGCTGGACGGTACAAGCGAAGGTGGAGAATATTCCCTTAATGGACAGGATGTATTGATCCCCTCCTTCCTGGCCGCATATAGGGGCAAAGACCCTGCTGAAATGAACCTAAATCCATTCCCTAAAACTCCACTGCCAAACTGGAGACTGGATTACAGAGGGCTTTCCCGTATCAAAGCACTCAGTGAAATCTTCAGCAGTATCAATATAACCCATCAATACACTGCCAAATATGATGTGAGTAATTTCTCAAATTCTCTCCAGTACCAGCAAGGCCTGGAACTGTATAATACACTCCAGGAGATCCCCACTCCCAATCAAATCAATACAGAAGGACAATACATCCCGATCTATGTATTGAATCAAGTAGTGCTCTCGGAACGTTTCTCACCACTGATCGGAATAGACCTACTGACCAAGGACCGACTGAATATTGCTGTCATTTATAACAAAGAACGAAATCTAGGTCTCAATTTCTCCAATGCCCAGATTACAGAGCAGAAAAGTAATGACTTTGGACTGACGCTGGGCTACACCAAATCAGGTGTCAAGATTCCTTTTAAATTCCAAGGCAGGCAAACTGTACTCAAAAACGACCTGACCTTCAAGCTAGATTCTAAACTAGTGGATACCAAAACAGTGCAGCGAAAAATAGAAGAAGGCAGCACAGTGACCAATGGTAATCTCAACATCCAAATCCGACCTACTATCTCCTATCTGATCAATCAGAACTTAAATCTTACCTTATATTTCGATAGAACGATCAATGACCCTAGAGTTACTACAGCCTATAAGAGAACTTCCACTGCATTTGGTGGACAACTTCGATTTAATTTAGGGCAATAG
- the gcvH gene encoding glycine cleavage system protein GcvH, which yields MDFPQDLKYTKDHEWVKIDGDVATIGITEFAAGELGDIVYVEVETTGETLDTNEVFGSVEAVKTVSDLFMPVAGEIVEMNPELEDAPELVNESPYEKGWMIKVKLSGDATEGLLSAEEYAELVGA from the coding sequence ATGGATTTTCCTCAAGACTTAAAGTACACTAAAGACCACGAGTGGGTTAAAATAGACGGTGATGTAGCCACCATTGGTATCACTGAATTTGCCGCTGGAGAACTTGGAGACATCGTATATGTAGAAGTAGAAACTACAGGCGAGACCTTGGACACCAACGAAGTATTTGGATCAGTAGAAGCAGTGAAGACTGTTTCCGATTTGTTTATGCCAGTTGCTGGTGAAATAGTGGAAATGAATCCTGAGTTGGAAGATGCTCCCGAGCTGGTCAATGAATCTCCTTACGAAAAAGGCTGGATGATCAAAGTGAAGCTTTCCGGAGATGCTACGGAAGGATTACTTTCTGCTGAGGAATATGCAGAACTAGTAGGCGCCTAA